A region from the Acipenser ruthenus chromosome 13, fAciRut3.2 maternal haplotype, whole genome shotgun sequence genome encodes:
- the LOC117418397 gene encoding (E2-independent) E3 ubiquitin-conjugating enzyme FATS-like isoform X3, with amino-acid sequence MPNLLNCSGYQQKPYKADSEAELPKCFVTEVYFTVRHSVFINRCMYPGLRFEGFPFKGTADIRKAFIKEKVGLLENSLPAPIGGYFQDLQGNRTALSLFQPDLIHSDNPHRKECAAPCMSPSLPAEQPRTIGILRTSRENVCQTNSAHMKSKADLSKMRPGFSSITIAARRVTTPASRPPETTPDSCLKHTEGALPLNAVDPVVTVDRPSIGRHCKPVLRNRKATIIKVTEYRHRYSYTESGRKARVPEHRHSYTEGENKENAYSHLREEGDRRGSSASSSQGLVRSSTHYKVPAESANAVLYLDKSLSFSIHKPERNTVPQVHRSALSLYLNSSSPKETLDGGSGKTNENYLPGPKPTGNSSRVSDNTEMNQETSTVPPLNQNGLTPQKHSCVDGIWGIASQSSAQSRAAALTKGALCVLAPQIDKQEHQFNYETSKHRNNFRILHLDDGQGLQTSSYPNRKQTADQGVGSFASLPEQDALKRGSPPTGDYLLKGNYCSAVTVTAQAKLQTQLVYQIPDSPEAVLARDSKAFSKITWDTFDDIKSLGKVSDCEKEDIRQQSTPSMITEHTRNPGKPNQCVQSHTDLEDGSRTTLTLREALELLRPDFITRSRERVQQLELRALQRRAEQSERVSPPPGIPSSTANRKRQCTRPHPLSDNLFKPKERTIPGKEMQLRSKRIYKQLPEVKRRKEEEQKKVVSQTNRLRAELFKKKLLDQILQRSID; translated from the exons ATGCCCAACCTTTTGAATTGTTCTGGGTACCAACAAAAGCCTTACAAGGCTGATTCTGAGGCAGAGCTTCCAAAGTGTTTTGTCACAGAGGTTTACTTCACTGTACGGCATTCAGTCTTTATTAACAGGTGCATGTACCCTG GGTTGAGATTTGAGGGATTTCCTTTTAAAGGTACCGCAGACATTCGCAAG GCCTTCATCAAAGAGAAAGTTGGTTTGCTGGAAAACAGTCTGCCTGCTCCCATTGGGGGTTACTTTCAAGACCTCCAGGGAAACAGGACAGCCTTGTCATTATTTCAGCCTGATTTGATTCACTCTGATAATCCACACAGGAAGGAATGTGCAGCACCCTGCATGAGTCCCTCACTTCCGGCAGAACAACCAAGGACAATAGGAATTCTGAGGACTTCCAGAGAAAATGTGTGTCAGACAAACTCGGCTCACATGAAGAGTAAAGCTGACCTGTCTAAGATGAGACCAGGATTCTCATCCATCACAATAGCAGCTCGGAGAGTGACAACACCGGCCAGCAGACCACCAGAAACAACTCCTGACTCCTGTCTAAAACATACAGAGGGAGCTTTGCCTTTAAATGCTGTTGATCCTGTTGTCACTGTGGACAGGCCTTCGATTGGCAGGCACTGTAAACCTGTCCTGAGAAACAGAAAAGCCACGATAATAAAGGTGACAGAGTACAGGCACAGGTACAGTTACACCGAGAGTGGTAGAAAAGCTAGGGTGCCCGAGCACAGGCACAGTTACACTGAAGGTGAAAACAAAGAGAACGCATATTCTCATTTGCGTGAGGAAGGGGACAGAAGAGGCTCCTCTGCCTCCTCGTCACAGGGTTTGGTTCGATCGTCCACCCACTATAAGGTGCCAGCTGAGTCAGCAAATGCTGTCTTGTACCTGGACAAGTCCCTTTCCTTTTCCATCCATAAGCCTGAAAGAAACACCGTCCCACAAGTTCACAGATCAGCCCTCTCTTTGTATCTGAACAGCAGTTCTCCCAAAGAAACACTAGATGGCGGAAGTGGCAAGACTAATGAAAATTATTTACCAGGTCCTAAACCCACTGGGAACAGCAGCAGAGTATCTGATAATACAGAAATGAACCAGGAGACTTCCACAGTCCCTCCATTAAATCAAAATGGGTTAACTCCTCAGAAACATTCATGTGTCGACGGCATCTGGGGCATTGCGTCTCAATCAAGTGCACAATCAAGGGCTGCTGCCTTGACAAAAGGGGCCCTTTGTGTATTAGCACCACAAATAGACAAACAAGAACATCAATTTAATTATGAGACCAGCAAGCATCGGAACAATTTCAGGATCCTGCATCTCGATGATGGCCAAG GCCTCCAGACTTCCAGTTATCCAAACAGGAAGCAGACTGCTGATCAGGGTGTAGGCAGCTTTGCTTCCCTTCCGGAACAAGATGCACTCAAGAGAGGTTCCCCTCCAACCGGTGACTATTTATTGAAGGGAAATTACTGCAGTGCAGTTACAGTGACAGCGCAAGCAAAACTCCAAACACAGCTCGTGTACCAGATACCAGACAGTCCAGAGGCTGTTTTGGCAAGGGATTCTAAGGCGTTTTCCAAAATTACTTGGGATACTTTTG ATGACATAAAAAGCTTGGGCAAAGTGTCAGACTGTGAGAAAGAAGACATCAGACAGCAGTCCACCCCCAGCATGATAACAGAACATACCAGGAACCCAGGGAAACCAAATCAGTGTGTTCAGTCCCACACTGACCTTGAGGACGGCTCTCGGACAACATTGACTCTAAGA GAAGCCCTGGAACTCCTTCGGCCTGACTTCATAACCCGTTCCAGGGAGCGCGTGCAGCAGCTTGAACTGCGAGCACTCCAGAGGAGAGCCGAGCAGAGCGAGCGTGTGAGCCCACCCCCAGGAATACCCTCCAGCACCGCCAACAGAAAGAGGCAGTGCACCAGACCACACCCTCTCAGTG